A single genomic interval of Macadamia integrifolia cultivar HAES 741 chromosome 6, SCU_Mint_v3, whole genome shotgun sequence harbors:
- the LOC122082586 gene encoding trehalose-phosphate phosphatase B-like isoform X2: MGFQRLQANEQEIESLIKARSNENDEQIIAFKTPPITCDLQTKESDPSNTEPITSDDNYASWVMKYPSALSMFDEMLNAAKGKTIVVFLDYDGTLSPIVDDPNQATISEEMRSAVRDVAEHFPTAIISGRCRDKVYEFVQLTDIYYAGSHGMDIMAPVRTIRPANADYQTRTVDTMGNEVVVFQPAQEFLPAIQEILKAVEEKTKTIRGVTIENNKFCVSVHFRNIDKEDYFELEEQVKSVLEDYPKFHLTRGRKVIQSRGQGYPIIVSSIPKETNASYSLCDPSEVLSFLNRLTEWWNSSLG; encoded by the exons ATGGGATTTCAAAGACTGCAAGCCAATGAGCAGGAAATTGAGTCATTGATAAAGGCAAGGTCCAATGAGAATGATGAGCAGATCATTGCTTTCAAGACTCCTCCCATAACTTGTGATCTTCAGACTAAAGAATCTGATCCTAGCAATACTGAACCTATTACTAGTGATGATAATTATGCTTCATGGGTT ATGAAGTACCCCTCTGCATTGAGCATGTTTGATGAGATGTTGAATGCAGCAAAAGGGAAAACCATCGTTGTGTTTTTGGATTATGATGGAACCCTTTCACCGATCGTTGATGACCCTAATCAGGCAACTATTTCGGAAGAG ATGCGCTCAGCGGTCCGTGATGTAGCCGAGCATTTTCCAACAGCAATTATCAGTGGAAGGTGCCGAGACAAG GTGTATGAGTTTGTACAGCTAACTGATATATACTATGCTGGAAGCCATGGGATGGATATAATGGCCCCAGTGCGGACTATCCGGCCGGCCAACGCCGATTACCAAACAAGAACAGTTGATACAATG GGGAATGAAGTTGTAGTTTTCCAACCTGCGCAAGAGTTCTTACCAGCAATTCAAGAG ATATTGAAGGCAGTGGAGGAAAAGACCAAAACAATTCGGGGTGTTACAATAGAAAACAATAAGTTCTGTGTATCTGTTCACTTCCGGAATATTGATAAAGAG GACTATTTCGAACTTGAAGAGCAAGTGAAGTCTGTGCTTGAAGATTACCCAAAATTTCACCTAACTAGGGGCAGAAAG GTAATACAGAGTAGAGGACAAGGGTATCCTATTATTGTGTCTTCAATCCCTAAGGAGACTAATGCTTCATACTCTCTTTGTGATCCATCGGAGGTCTTGTCTTTCTTGAACCGTCTTACTGAATGGTGGAACTCTTCTTTAGGTTAG
- the LOC122082586 gene encoding probable trehalose-phosphate phosphatase C isoform X1 encodes MGFQRLQANEQEIESLIKARSNENDEQIIAFKTPPITCDLQTKESDPSNTEPITSDDNYASWVMKYPSALSMFDEMLNAAKGKTIVVFLDYDGTLSPIVDDPNQATISEEMRSAVRDVAEHFPTAIISGRCRDKVYEFVQLTDIYYAGSHGMDIMAPVRTIRPANADYQTRTVDTMGNEVVVFQPAQEFLPAIQEILKAVEEKTKTIRGVTIENNKFCVSVHFRNIDKEDYFELEEQVKSVLEDYPKFHLTRGRKVMEIRPSIKWDKGHALEYLLDTLGFGDSNDVLPLYIGDDRTDEDAFKVIQSRGQGYPIIVSSIPKETNASYSLCDPSEVLSFLNRLTEWWNSSLG; translated from the exons ATGGGATTTCAAAGACTGCAAGCCAATGAGCAGGAAATTGAGTCATTGATAAAGGCAAGGTCCAATGAGAATGATGAGCAGATCATTGCTTTCAAGACTCCTCCCATAACTTGTGATCTTCAGACTAAAGAATCTGATCCTAGCAATACTGAACCTATTACTAGTGATGATAATTATGCTTCATGGGTT ATGAAGTACCCCTCTGCATTGAGCATGTTTGATGAGATGTTGAATGCAGCAAAAGGGAAAACCATCGTTGTGTTTTTGGATTATGATGGAACCCTTTCACCGATCGTTGATGACCCTAATCAGGCAACTATTTCGGAAGAG ATGCGCTCAGCGGTCCGTGATGTAGCCGAGCATTTTCCAACAGCAATTATCAGTGGAAGGTGCCGAGACAAG GTGTATGAGTTTGTACAGCTAACTGATATATACTATGCTGGAAGCCATGGGATGGATATAATGGCCCCAGTGCGGACTATCCGGCCGGCCAACGCCGATTACCAAACAAGAACAGTTGATACAATG GGGAATGAAGTTGTAGTTTTCCAACCTGCGCAAGAGTTCTTACCAGCAATTCAAGAG ATATTGAAGGCAGTGGAGGAAAAGACCAAAACAATTCGGGGTGTTACAATAGAAAACAATAAGTTCTGTGTATCTGTTCACTTCCGGAATATTGATAAAGAG GACTATTTCGAACTTGAAGAGCAAGTGAAGTCTGTGCTTGAAGATTACCCAAAATTTCACCTAACTAGGGGCAGAAAG GTTATGGAAATACGTCCATCTATAAAGTGGGACAAGGGTCATGCCCTAGAATATCTACTCGACACTCTTGGGTTTGGTGATTCCAATGATGTCCTACCATTGTACATCGGAGATGATCGAACCGATGAAGATGCTTTCAAG GTAATACAGAGTAGAGGACAAGGGTATCCTATTATTGTGTCTTCAATCCCTAAGGAGACTAATGCTTCATACTCTCTTTGTGATCCATCGGAGGTCTTGTCTTTCTTGAACCGTCTTACTGAATGGTGGAACTCTTCTTTAGGTTAG